In Streptomyces sp. DG2A-72, one genomic interval encodes:
- a CDS encoding transposase yields MVGETQARWRKAPNRNPAGKSTARTWGRVGRTPVVRVRGRGSGRVSMAGMVCYKPGQRSRVIYAVREYHGRKNEPKGFGWKDLRNLLVRARIQLGGPIVLVWDNVRLHLTAGMREFIAANAHWLTVFQPPAYAPDINPKEGIWSLVKREIGNLAAADLARITRAVKRWLKQIQYRPDLVDACLAATGLIADC; encoded by the coding sequence ATCGTCGGCGAAACGCAAGCAAGATGGCGCAAAGCCCCCAATCGGAACCCCGCGGGTAAGAGCACCGCCAGAACGTGGGGCCGGGTCGGCCGGACGCCGGTGGTGCGGGTGCGCGGTCGGGGCTCCGGCCGGGTGTCGATGGCCGGGATGGTCTGCTACAAACCCGGCCAGCGTTCCAGGGTGATCTACGCCGTGCGCGAGTACCACGGCCGCAAGAACGAGCCGAAGGGCTTCGGCTGGAAGGATCTGCGCAACCTGCTGGTACGCGCCCGCATCCAGCTCGGCGGGCCGATCGTGCTGGTGTGGGACAACGTACGCCTGCACCTGACTGCCGGCATGCGGGAGTTCATCGCCGCGAACGCACATTGGCTCACCGTCTTCCAGCCGCCCGCCTACGCGCCGGACATCAACCCGAAGGAGGGCATCTGGTCACTGGTCAAGCGTGAGATCGGCAACCTCGCCGCCGCTGACCTCGCCCGGATCACCAGGGCAGTCAAGCGCTGGCTCAAGCAGATCCAGTACCGCCCCGATCTGGTAGACGCCTGCCTCGCCGCCACCGGACTGATCGCGGACTGCTGA
- a CDS encoding maleylpyruvate isomerase family mycothiol-dependent enzyme: protein MSPESNGVSGISWLGNPIDPRALFGPELGSLLDTLRGLSPSDWSRTAAGRWTVHDVAAHLLGDYYGRLGHGYRNGFADGETLEAFIHRTNQEWVELHADDSPASLIDALTAAGTQLAQRFATVSLDAAALGVSWAGVDPAPTWLDIAREFTEHWTHRQQIRHAVGLSTDPEPRALAMVLDTFMRALPHTLRRTSAPIGAQVQVVAEGPAGGSWTATATADRWSLAEAPSGRPTAAVLLDPEILWRLATRNIDPADALSRAHVHGDRRLAEAACQIVSIIY from the coding sequence ATGAGTCCCGAGTCCAACGGCGTGTCCGGCATTTCTTGGCTGGGCAACCCGATCGACCCGCGTGCGCTGTTCGGTCCGGAGCTCGGGTCGCTGCTCGATACCCTGCGTGGTCTGTCACCCTCCGACTGGAGCAGGACGGCAGCCGGGCGCTGGACGGTGCACGACGTTGCCGCCCATCTCCTCGGTGACTACTACGGCCGCCTCGGCCACGGCTACCGGAACGGCTTCGCCGATGGCGAGACGCTCGAGGCGTTCATCCACCGCACGAATCAGGAATGGGTCGAGCTGCACGCCGATGACAGCCCTGCTTCGCTCATCGACGCCCTGACAGCGGCAGGCACCCAGCTGGCCCAGCGATTCGCCACAGTCAGCCTTGACGCGGCCGCCCTGGGCGTGTCGTGGGCAGGCGTCGACCCCGCGCCGACGTGGCTGGACATCGCCCGGGAGTTCACCGAGCACTGGACTCACCGGCAGCAGATCCGCCACGCCGTCGGCCTCAGCACCGACCCGGAGCCGCGTGCCCTGGCCATGGTCCTCGATACCTTCATGAGGGCCCTGCCCCACACGCTCCGACGCACGTCAGCACCAATCGGGGCGCAGGTCCAGGTGGTCGCCGAGGGCCCCGCCGGGGGCAGTTGGACGGCGACTGCCACTGCGGACCGATGGTCGTTGGCCGAAGCGCCGAGCGGCCGACCAACCGCAGCCGTACTGCTGGATCCAGAGATCCTCTGGCGATTGGCTACGCGGAACATCGATCCTGCGGATGCCCTTTCCCGCGCCCATGTGCACGGAGATCGTCGGCTCGCCGAAGCCGCGTGCCAGATCGTGTCCATCATCTACTGA
- a CDS encoding zinc-binding dehydrogenase — protein sequence MARIEPGESVLVHAAAGGVGSQLGQAARLLGAGRVVGTVGSEAKIETARRFGYDDVILRDQIADAGEFDIVVDMVGGPTRRTSLDRLAPMGRLVVMGNASGADDVSIPADELWFTNKTVSGINLAAFSAAFPKETGQALRRAVAAAAAGDLREVEALPLEQAVEAHHRIESGMTTGKLVLDVTTQ from the coding sequence GTGGCGCGCATCGAGCCCGGGGAGAGCGTCCTGGTCCATGCGGCAGCCGGCGGCGTGGGCAGCCAGCTCGGCCAGGCCGCCCGCCTGCTGGGCGCGGGTCGCGTGGTCGGCACGGTCGGCAGCGAAGCCAAGATCGAGACCGCCCGACGCTTCGGCTACGACGATGTGATCCTGCGCGACCAGATCGCCGACGCCGGCGAGTTCGACATCGTGGTCGACATGGTCGGCGGCCCGACCCGCCGCACCAGCCTTGACCGGCTCGCTCCGATGGGACGGCTGGTGGTGATGGGCAACGCCTCCGGTGCTGACGACGTCAGCATTCCGGCCGACGAACTGTGGTTCACCAACAAGACCGTCTCCGGAATCAACCTGGCCGCCTTCTCCGCCGCATTCCCCAAGGAGACCGGTCAGGCCCTGCGCCGGGCGGTGGCGGCCGCAGCCGCAGGGGACCTGCGGGAGGTCGAGGCCCTGCCACTGGAGCAAGCCGTCGAGGCCCACCACCGCATCGAATCGGGCATGACCACCGGCAAGCTCGTGCTCGACGTCACGACGCAGTGA
- a CDS encoding heme-binding protein, with translation MVEAALAVGAERGFPPLAVAVIDVAGEVITLRRSDGGMPMTSRIAVAKARSALIALKPSGQIDLPSGIIESIQHLYHGDFVPWAGGILVTDGDVILGAAGASGAHAVEDEQAVQVAMERWQAHRSHE, from the coding sequence TTGGTAGAGGCCGCCTTGGCGGTCGGAGCTGAGCGGGGTTTCCCGCCGCTGGCGGTGGCCGTGATCGACGTCGCCGGCGAGGTGATCACTCTGCGACGCAGCGACGGCGGCATGCCCATGACCAGCCGGATCGCGGTGGCGAAAGCCCGCAGCGCGCTGATCGCGCTGAAACCATCGGGCCAGATCGATCTGCCGTCCGGGATCATCGAGAGCATCCAGCACCTCTACCACGGCGACTTCGTCCCCTGGGCCGGCGGCATCCTCGTCACGGACGGCGACGTGATCCTCGGTGCCGCAGGAGCCTCCGGCGCGCACGCCGTCGAAGACGAGCAGGCAGTGCAGGTTGCCATGGAACGGTGGCAGGCACACCGTTCCCACGAGTGA
- a CDS encoding TetR/AcrR family transcriptional regulator, which yields MPKQVDYESRRRRIAEAVCLLSDEHGPEGVTMRDVATRAEVSLGAVQRCFRNKEEMLLFAVDHVGERITERVRARLSSSPAQSAASALGHAATEIALLRRQHRAEARVWLAFVAQAAVSEPLAAKLRSSYAALQDLLGRLITEAGESGPADDNPATLDPQREARALLALADGLTSHVLIGHLTAEEAEDALHAHLVRLWERPHTSRPGKAV from the coding sequence ATGCCCAAGCAGGTGGACTACGAGAGCCGGCGCCGACGGATCGCTGAGGCCGTCTGCCTCCTCTCTGACGAACACGGACCTGAGGGAGTGACCATGCGCGACGTCGCCACCCGCGCGGAGGTCTCTCTGGGTGCCGTTCAGCGTTGCTTCCGCAACAAGGAGGAGATGCTTCTGTTCGCCGTCGACCACGTCGGCGAGCGCATCACCGAACGTGTACGGGCCCGCCTGTCCAGCAGCCCGGCCCAGTCAGCCGCTTCCGCCCTAGGCCACGCGGCCACCGAGATCGCCCTGCTCCGCAGACAGCACCGCGCCGAGGCACGGGTGTGGCTCGCGTTCGTCGCCCAGGCCGCCGTCAGCGAGCCACTCGCCGCCAAACTCAGAAGCAGTTACGCGGCTCTCCAGGACCTCCTCGGACGCCTCATCACGGAGGCTGGCGAGAGCGGCCCGGCCGACGACAACCCTGCGACGCTCGATCCGCAGCGCGAGGCCCGGGCCCTGCTCGCCCTCGCCGACGGCCTGACCAGCCACGTGCTCATAGGGCACTTGACCGCGGAGGAGGCCGAGGACGCCCTGCACGCGCATCTGGTCCGCCTCTGGGAACGCCCTCACACCAGCCGTCCCGGAAAGGCCGTCTGA
- a CDS encoding amidase yields the protein MTGRTTIVRDAPWKMSAAAQAEAVRNGDISAVELVDSHLDRIADINPQVNAVTQLMAERAREAAAQTDSRRAAGEELGPLAGVPFTVKETTAVEGVPTTMGTARFRDLVATADAPPVARLRAAGAIPIGHSNIPTLVLAGMHTRSELFGDTVNPWDRSRTPGGSSGGDGVAVATGMAALGLGNDSGGSVRIPASFCGVAGLKPTAGRFPADHRILGPDDPGPASQMLVTDGPLARRIADLRLAYEALAGTDPRDPRAVPVPVRGEPLPGPVKVAVVADPGGHGVHPTVRGAVAAAADALRDAGYDVREMADVPRLDDALEAYHRIVVTEFAPTWPVVRTLLGKGGDRYIEMTMEKTPPATAAEFMQLMGGWLGIRRSWAEFLDEYPLLLGPVFTEPPVEPGLESRDQAGRERVGSDMRLCTVTSFAGVPGVAVPTGVTDGLPSGVQIVGRAFREDLCLDAAQEVEDRLGVLTPIDPRPEVPAAAR from the coding sequence ATGACGGGGAGGACAACAATCGTGCGGGACGCCCCATGGAAGATGTCGGCCGCAGCCCAGGCAGAGGCAGTCCGGAATGGAGACATATCGGCTGTCGAACTGGTCGACAGCCACCTGGACCGCATCGCCGACATCAACCCGCAGGTCAACGCGGTCACTCAGCTGATGGCCGAACGCGCCCGTGAAGCCGCGGCACAGACGGATTCGCGCCGGGCCGCAGGCGAAGAACTGGGGCCACTGGCAGGGGTGCCGTTCACCGTGAAGGAGACCACCGCCGTCGAAGGTGTGCCGACCACGATGGGAACCGCGCGCTTCCGCGATCTGGTGGCAACGGCCGACGCACCCCCGGTGGCCCGGCTGCGTGCCGCCGGAGCCATACCGATAGGGCACAGCAACATACCCACCCTCGTCCTGGCCGGGATGCACACCCGCAGCGAACTGTTCGGCGACACTGTCAACCCGTGGGACCGGAGCCGGACTCCGGGAGGCTCCAGCGGCGGCGACGGAGTGGCCGTCGCCACCGGCATGGCCGCGCTCGGGCTCGGCAACGACTCCGGCGGATCAGTACGGATCCCGGCCTCGTTCTGCGGCGTGGCGGGACTGAAGCCCACCGCCGGGCGATTCCCCGCCGACCACCGAATTCTCGGCCCGGACGACCCAGGACCGGCCTCACAGATGCTGGTCACCGACGGGCCCCTGGCCCGCAGGATCGCCGACCTGCGGCTGGCATACGAGGCGCTGGCCGGGACCGACCCGCGGGACCCACGGGCCGTACCGGTGCCCGTCCGTGGTGAGCCGCTGCCGGGACCGGTGAAGGTCGCGGTCGTCGCCGATCCCGGCGGCCACGGCGTCCACCCCACGGTCCGCGGTGCTGTCGCGGCCGCGGCCGACGCGCTGCGGGACGCCGGGTACGACGTGCGGGAGATGGCGGACGTTCCGCGGCTGGATGACGCACTTGAGGCGTACCACCGGATCGTCGTGACCGAATTCGCCCCGACCTGGCCGGTGGTGCGGACACTGCTCGGCAAGGGCGGAGATCGCTACATCGAGATGACGATGGAGAAGACCCCGCCCGCGACCGCAGCGGAGTTCATGCAGCTGATGGGGGGCTGGCTGGGCATCCGCCGCTCCTGGGCGGAGTTCCTCGACGAGTACCCACTGCTGCTCGGGCCGGTGTTCACCGAGCCGCCCGTCGAGCCGGGGCTGGAGTCACGCGACCAGGCAGGACGGGAACGAGTCGGCTCGGACATGCGCCTGTGCACGGTGACCAGCTTCGCGGGCGTACCCGGGGTCGCCGTACCGACCGGAGTGACCGACGGCCTGCCGTCCGGCGTGCAGATCGTCGGGCGCGCGTTCCGGGAGGACCTGTGCCTGGATGCTGCCCAGGAGGTCGAGGACCGCCTCGGAGTGCTCACACCGATCGACCCTCGCCCGGAAGTCCCAGCGGCCGCGCGGTAG
- a CDS encoding alpha/beta fold hydrolase: MEKQGLVSMTDEAQLRWMALGDTTRQPAVILLHGGPGLPDYLGVVALMIADLVPVYRYDQRGTGQSPWRGPHSFARHVDDLAELLGAWGVPKAVLIGHSYGTDLASRFCLRHPDRVASILLMCGPLVGDWRAGDRAERGRRMSAVQQERLRALEELPNRTEGRKSSCSRWPGSPTTPIPNAGGTGHPGRPAAPAGQLVHGRRTWQGRTRGSAR, from the coding sequence ATGGAGAAGCAGGGTCTCGTGTCGATGACCGACGAGGCGCAGTTGCGCTGGATGGCGCTGGGGGACACGACTCGGCAGCCGGCAGTGATCCTGCTCCATGGCGGTCCGGGGCTGCCGGACTATCTGGGCGTTGTCGCCCTCATGATCGCGGACCTCGTGCCTGTGTACCGGTACGACCAGCGTGGTACGGGCCAATCCCCGTGGCGGGGCCCTCATTCCTTCGCCCGGCATGTCGACGATCTTGCCGAGCTGCTCGGCGCATGGGGCGTGCCCAAGGCCGTGCTGATCGGGCACTCCTACGGCACGGATCTGGCGAGCCGGTTCTGCCTGAGGCACCCTGACCGGGTTGCCTCAATTCTGCTGATGTGCGGGCCGTTGGTCGGTGATTGGCGCGCCGGGGACCGAGCGGAGCGCGGCCGCCGCATGTCCGCAGTGCAGCAAGAGCGGCTCCGCGCATTGGAGGAGCTGCCGAACCGCACGGAAGGCAGGAAGTCGAGCTGCTCACGCTGGCCTGGTTCACCGACCACGCCGATCCCGAACGCGGGTGGCACTGGGCATCCAGGGCGCCCGGCGGCGCCGGCCGGTCAACTGGTCCATGGACGGCGAACTTGGCAAGGAAGGACGCGCGGATCCGCTCGATGA
- a CDS encoding GNAT family N-acetyltransferase, which translates to MSQHLVSLDKIAFDDWQAIHSWACLPEACRFQPWGPNTEDQTRDFVKAAVEAWSSTPQQRFAHVARFGDDVVGVGELHVRSHTQRQGEISYIVHPRVWGQGIGTGIGRQLLSRGFGQLGLHRIFATCDPRNFSSARVLAKLGMTYEGHLRHTAWIRDGWRDSLTFSILEEEWRAEDVGVMSA; encoded by the coding sequence ATGAGTCAGCACTTGGTGTCCTTGGACAAGATCGCGTTTGATGACTGGCAGGCCATTCACTCGTGGGCCTGTCTCCCAGAGGCTTGTCGTTTCCAGCCCTGGGGACCAAACACTGAGGACCAGACACGCGATTTCGTGAAGGCCGCAGTCGAGGCTTGGTCGAGCACACCCCAGCAGAGGTTCGCCCATGTAGCGCGTTTCGGGGACGACGTTGTCGGTGTGGGCGAGCTGCATGTCCGCAGTCACACGCAGCGCCAGGGCGAGATCTCCTACATTGTGCATCCTCGGGTATGGGGGCAAGGCATCGGCACAGGAATCGGGCGCCAGCTTCTCTCACGCGGCTTCGGCCAGTTGGGGCTTCATCGAATCTTCGCCACCTGTGACCCGCGGAATTTCAGCTCCGCCCGAGTGCTGGCCAAGCTCGGCATGACGTACGAGGGGCACCTTCGACACACGGCATGGATACGGGACGGCTGGCGGGACTCCCTGACGTTCAGCATCCTCGAAGAGGAATGGCGTGCAGAAGACGTCGGAGTGATGTCGGCGTAG
- a CDS encoding bifunctional 2-polyprenyl-6-hydroxyphenol methylase/3-demethylubiquinol 3-O-methyltransferase UbiG produces MTTDTGTAVDHYDRLLAEHYTWMLGGDVHEVASRQATLLSELGLAGVEDGGTAIDLGCGSGAQTLALVRLGFSPVIAIDTSRRLLDELVAQAQGTGAVRPVHGDIRTVLPEAAEPGTVAAVVCMGDTLPHLPSKADVPVLLGHIGRALASGGHLVVTYRDLTAELRGTDRFIPVRSSDDRLLTCFLEYRDEDTVIVHDLLHTRTNGSWQQQASSYPKLRLASSWLVEQCRAAGLDIHHDAADSRGMRILHAVKP; encoded by the coding sequence ATGACCACCGATACGGGTACCGCCGTCGACCACTACGACCGGCTGCTCGCCGAGCACTACACCTGGATGCTGGGCGGCGATGTCCACGAAGTCGCGTCCCGGCAGGCCACGCTGCTCTCAGAACTCGGCCTGGCGGGGGTCGAAGACGGCGGGACGGCCATTGATCTGGGCTGCGGCTCCGGTGCGCAGACGCTGGCCCTGGTCCGCCTCGGCTTCTCCCCCGTGATCGCCATAGACACCAGCCGCCGCCTGCTCGACGAGCTTGTCGCGCAGGCCCAGGGCACCGGGGCGGTGCGGCCCGTGCACGGCGACATCCGCACCGTGCTGCCCGAGGCGGCCGAGCCGGGCACGGTCGCGGCCGTCGTCTGCATGGGTGACACGCTTCCCCACCTCCCGTCCAAGGCAGACGTCCCCGTGCTGCTCGGCCACATCGGCCGTGCCCTCGCCTCAGGCGGCCACCTCGTCGTCACCTACCGCGACCTCACAGCGGAGCTACGTGGCACCGACCGCTTCATCCCGGTACGCAGCAGCGACGACCGGCTGCTCACCTGCTTCCTCGAATACCGCGACGAGGACACGGTGATCGTCCACGACCTGCTCCACACCCGGACGAACGGCTCCTGGCAGCAACAGGCAAGCAGCTACCCCAAGCTGCGACTCGCGTCCTCCTGGCTGGTCGAACAGTGCCGGGCGGCGGGACTGGACATCCACCACGACGCCGCAGACTCCAGGGGGATGCGGATCCTCCACGCCGTGAAGCCTTGA
- a CDS encoding GNAT family N-acetyltransferase: MLDHEQVAIHSGRRSRLPVIVAVHSTALGPAAGGLRLWHYPDWRDGLTDALRLSAAMTSKFAVAGLPSGGGKSVVVLPEGRKLDAGRRRDVLHDVAEVIASLGGMYATGPDVGTGPDDMALIGETTPHVFCRPAHLGGSGDSSPHTARGTLAALRAVNRRLYGTASLNGRALAVVGLGRVGAELARLLAAEGAALTVTDIEPDKQKISDELGALWRSPDEILAADVDIVVPAALGSTLTRRTAEDLRCRAVVGPANNQLATPDVADLLHHRDIIWVPDYVASAGGVINAISTELHRVSADEAHARVRAIEDTVDDLLDTAQRHGQTPAQAAGELAMRRLRAASGPTSAPPMSLRFRAAGPDDAENMALLHADSWRRHYRGAYSDAFLDGDVVADRRSVWSSRLSASSGGGATVVAEDDTGLAGFVHVVFDEDSRWGSLVDNLHVARHRRRTGLGTALLAHAAQAVVERATGNALYLWVLEQNTAAQEFYRTLGGICVEKASVSPPGGVPSRLAGSPTKLRFTWPDVSLLARTDARRGAQTTPRNTS, from the coding sequence ATGCTCGATCATGAGCAGGTCGCGATCCACTCCGGTCGGCGCTCCCGGCTGCCGGTGATCGTGGCTGTTCACTCGACGGCGCTCGGCCCGGCGGCCGGCGGCCTCCGGCTCTGGCACTACCCCGACTGGCGGGACGGCCTGACCGACGCTCTTCGCCTGTCGGCGGCAATGACCTCGAAGTTCGCCGTGGCCGGGCTGCCCAGCGGCGGCGGGAAGTCCGTCGTGGTCCTGCCGGAGGGGAGGAAACTCGATGCAGGCCGGCGCCGCGACGTGCTGCACGACGTGGCGGAGGTCATCGCGTCGCTGGGCGGCATGTACGCCACCGGACCGGATGTCGGGACCGGCCCCGACGACATGGCACTGATCGGGGAAACCACCCCTCATGTGTTCTGCCGACCGGCCCATCTGGGCGGCAGCGGCGACTCGTCCCCGCACACCGCGCGGGGGACGCTTGCCGCGCTGCGGGCCGTCAACCGGCGGCTGTACGGCACCGCGAGCCTGAACGGCCGTGCTCTTGCCGTGGTCGGTCTGGGCCGGGTCGGCGCCGAACTCGCCCGCCTCCTCGCGGCCGAAGGAGCCGCCTTGACGGTGACCGACATCGAACCGGACAAACAAAAGATCAGTGACGAGCTCGGCGCACTCTGGCGGTCGCCCGACGAGATCCTCGCCGCGGACGTGGACATCGTGGTCCCCGCAGCTCTCGGCTCCACCCTGACCAGGCGGACCGCGGAGGATCTCCGCTGTCGTGCCGTGGTCGGACCGGCGAACAACCAGCTCGCCACGCCCGATGTCGCAGACCTGCTGCACCACCGCGACATCATCTGGGTGCCGGACTATGTCGCAAGCGCAGGAGGAGTCATCAACGCCATCAGCACCGAACTTCACCGCGTCAGTGCCGACGAGGCCCACGCACGCGTTCGCGCCATCGAAGACACCGTCGACGACCTGCTGGACACCGCGCAACGCCACGGCCAGACCCCGGCGCAGGCGGCCGGCGAGCTGGCCATGCGCCGCCTGCGCGCCGCCTCCGGCCCCACCAGCGCACCCCCGATGTCGTTGCGGTTCCGGGCAGCGGGGCCCGACGACGCCGAGAACATGGCACTGCTGCACGCCGACAGCTGGCGTCGGCACTACCGCGGCGCCTACTCCGACGCGTTCCTGGACGGTGACGTGGTGGCCGACCGGCGGTCCGTCTGGTCTTCGCGTCTTTCCGCCTCGAGTGGTGGCGGCGCGACGGTCGTGGCCGAGGACGACACCGGACTTGCGGGGTTCGTCCACGTCGTCTTCGACGAGGACAGCCGCTGGGGCAGCCTCGTCGACAACCTGCACGTCGCCCGGCACCGCCGGCGAACGGGCCTCGGCACCGCGCTGCTCGCCCATGCTGCGCAGGCCGTTGTCGAACGCGCGACGGGCAACGCCCTGTACCTGTGGGTGCTCGAACAGAACACAGCGGCCCAGGAGTTCTACCGGACCCTGGGCGGCATCTGCGTCGAAAAGGCGTCGGTGTCACCCCCCGGCGGCGTACCGTCCCGGCTCGCCGGCTCACCCACCAAGCTCCGCTTCACCTGGCCCGACGTCTCGCTGCTCGCGCGGACCGACGCACGACGAGGCGCACAGACAACCCCGAGGAACACGTCATGA
- a CDS encoding Lrp/AsnC family transcriptional regulator — protein sequence MDELDSEIVRLLQTDARQSNRELARQLGIAPSTCLERVRALHRRGVIRGYHADIDPAALNRGVQALVSVQVRPLSRAVIDAFKGFASGLPEVLHVFVLSGGDDFLLHVAVQDLDHLHAFLTDRLSKRGEITGFRTSVIFQQVSNTAPARLPMRN from the coding sequence ATGGATGAACTTGATTCGGAGATCGTCCGGCTTCTCCAGACAGATGCACGGCAGTCCAACCGCGAACTCGCCCGGCAGCTCGGCATCGCCCCCTCGACCTGCCTGGAGCGGGTTCGGGCGCTCCACCGCCGGGGAGTCATCCGCGGCTACCACGCCGACATCGATCCCGCAGCCCTCAACCGCGGCGTTCAGGCGCTTGTGTCGGTTCAGGTACGCCCTCTCAGCCGCGCCGTCATCGACGCCTTCAAGGGCTTCGCCAGCGGCCTGCCGGAAGTCCTCCACGTCTTCGTGCTCTCAGGGGGCGACGACTTCCTCCTGCACGTTGCCGTTCAGGATCTGGACCACCTGCACGCCTTCCTCACCGACCGGCTCAGCAAGCGCGGCGAAATCACCGGCTTCCGCACCTCGGTCATCTTCCAGCAGGTGAGCAACACCGCCCCCGCACGCCTTCCCATGCGCAACTAG
- a CDS encoding carbon-nitrogen hydrolase family protein, producing MSIAVAQPRCIAFDVTSNAVAHAEAVRAAEARVVVFPEMSLTGYELDAELVVPDDERLAPIVAACAETGTLALAGAPVPGPRIGILAVDGDGVRVAYGKVCLHGSEAAYFVPGDPAVIEVDGWRLGLAVCRDTGVPEHAAKTAALGIDGYVAGVVHADYEAEVLGERARRVAADHGVWVATAAFAGPTGGGFDRTSGRSGIWSADGELVAEASAAPDEIARAVFVK from the coding sequence TTGAGCATCGCGGTGGCGCAGCCGAGGTGCATTGCTTTCGACGTGACGTCCAACGCGGTGGCCCACGCGGAGGCCGTTCGGGCGGCGGAAGCGCGGGTGGTGGTCTTCCCCGAGATGTCGCTGACGGGATACGAGCTGGACGCGGAGCTGGTCGTTCCGGACGATGAACGGCTGGCTCCGATCGTTGCCGCGTGCGCCGAGACCGGGACGCTTGCCCTGGCCGGCGCGCCTGTGCCGGGTCCGCGCATCGGCATCCTGGCTGTGGACGGAGACGGCGTGCGGGTGGCTTATGGGAAGGTGTGCCTGCATGGCAGCGAGGCTGCTTACTTTGTGCCTGGGGATCCCGCTGTGATCGAAGTGGACGGGTGGCGGCTCGGGCTCGCCGTCTGCCGCGACACTGGTGTCCCAGAGCACGCCGCGAAGACGGCTGCGCTGGGCATCGACGGGTATGTGGCTGGGGTTGTCCACGCCGATTACGAGGCTGAGGTCCTCGGCGAGCGAGCCCGACGGGTCGCAGCCGACCACGGTGTGTGGGTCGCCACGGCGGCCTTCGCCGGTCCGACCGGTGGCGGCTTCGACCGCACGTCCGGCCGTTCGGGCATCTGGTCCGCCGACGGGGAACTGGTCGCGGAGGCGAGCGCCGCCCCCGATGAGATTGCGCGGGCGGTTTTCGTCAAGTGA
- a CDS encoding DUF2637 domain-containing protein, producing MSDVTESPQGAGGCRGFDLDAWIRSLCALVVAGVAAYASYVHQREFALQGGADEVSASSLWPLSVDGLLLPATVGVLKLSGVRARRARGAVWSAFLLGIAVSLPAESHCHDQQH from the coding sequence ATGAGTGATGTCACCGAGTCGCCGCAGGGGGCGGGCGGGTGTCGGGGCTTCGACCTCGACGCGTGGATTCGGTCTCTGTGTGCTCTGGTCGTGGCCGGGGTCGCCGCGTATGCCTCGTACGTGCACCAGCGGGAGTTCGCCCTGCAGGGTGGGGCGGATGAGGTCAGTGCGTCGTCGTTGTGGCCGCTGTCCGTGGACGGGCTCTTGCTGCCGGCCACGGTTGGCGTGCTGAAGCTCTCCGGGGTCCGCGCACGCCGGGCGCGAGGCGCGGTGTGGTCGGCGTTTCTGCTGGGGATCGCGGTCTCTCTGCCCGCGGAAAGTCACTGCCACGATCAACAGCACTGA